One window from the genome of Streptomyces sp. NBC_01476 encodes:
- a CDS encoding WXG100 family type VII secretion target, with protein MALPANWDSAVIRVDPYALDTCRHTLDTASHDILNALTDIINSLNALKLAWTGDSAGTATDYQQRWDAVQTKLYGTQADPSTGALNILAGGVAQAASNYSHVEAGIADMFNSFEKGLLNSSSGGGNQIDEARGTPIPNYHTTTVNEIF; from the coding sequence ATGGCACTTCCCGCCAACTGGGATTCGGCTGTGATCAGGGTGGATCCGTATGCCTTGGACACCTGCAGGCACACCCTCGACACGGCGAGCCACGACATCCTCAATGCGCTGACCGACATCATCAATTCACTGAACGCCCTCAAACTCGCGTGGACCGGTGACTCGGCCGGCACGGCGACCGACTACCAGCAGCGCTGGGATGCTGTTCAGACCAAGCTTTACGGCACTCAGGCCGACCCGAGCACCGGAGCCTTGAACATCCTGGCCGGCGGAGTCGCTCAAGCCGCCTCGAACTACAGTCACGTCGAGGCCGGTATCGCCGACATGTTCAACTCGTTCGAAAAGGGTCTGCTGAATTCGTCGAGCGGCGGCGGCAACCAGATCGACGAGGCCAGGGGAACACCCATCCCGAACTATCACACGACCACGGTCAACGAGATATTCTGA